The genomic region GTGCAAGCGCTGGCGGTGGTGGTGCTCGCCGGCGCCGCGGTGGGCGCCGTCAACGCCTTTTTGATCGGCCGGGTCGGCATCAATCCGCTGATCACGACTCTGGGCACGCTCTCGATCACGGGCGGCATCGCGTTCACGATCGCGGGCGGAGTCACGCTCGCCGTGGACCCGCGGGCGGGCCGCCTCGGCGACGCGGGTCCCGGCCAGATTCCGTACTACATGTTCCTGGCGTTGTTGCTCAGCCTGGCCGTCCACTTCCTGCTCAAGCGAACCGTTTTCGGGCGCCGGATCTACACCATCGGCGGCAATGCCGAGGCGGCTCGCCTGGCCGGCATCCGTGTCGACCTGGTGCAGTTCGGCATCTACATGCTGGCGTCGGCCCTCGCCGCCTTCGCCGGCGTCGTCGTCGCCAGCCAGGTCCTGGCCGCCACGGGAGCGCTCGGCTCCGACACCACGCTGGTCAGCGTGGCCGCGGTGGTCCTGGGCGGCGCCGCCCTGACCGGCGGCACGGGCGGTGTGCCGGGCACCCTGCTCGGGGTGCTCCTTCTGGGGACGGTGGCCGACGGCATGAACATCATGCGTGTGCCCGCCTTCTACCAGCAGGTGGTCACCGGCTGCGTGCTCCTGGGTGCGGTCGCATTCGGGAGGCTGCAGGAGGTCTGGCGCGCCCGCAGTCTGGGCACCGGCGGTTGACGCGCATCACCGCTCCGTTCGACAACCACAACAACGTGCGTGAAGGCCTTCGCGCGGCAATTGACGACATCACCGGAATTATTCAGATGGAGGATCGGGTATGAGGAGTTCGAAGTTCAGGTTTCGTTGGGGTGCCGCGGCGCTGGTGTCCGCGGGCCTCGCCGTCTCCGCGTGTGGAGGCGCCACCCAGGCCGGCAACTCGGCCGGCAACAGCACCGAGGTCAAGACGATCGCCTTCGCCGTGAACACGCAGTCGGCCGGCCAGTTCGTGACCCTGGCCGACAACTTCGTCAATTTCGGCAAGCAGATCGGTATCAAAGTCGACGTCTACAACAACAACGGCTCGGGCCCGACCGCGATTTCGAACGCCCAGCTGATGGTGGCGGCCAAGCCCGATGTCATCGTGGACTTCCCACCGGTGGCTGACGCCACCGCGCGGGTGGGGGACATCTTCAAGGCATCCGGGATCCCGTGCGTCGCCATGAACATCCCAATCCCGAACTGTGCTTTCTTCAACCAGTCGCAGGAGCGGTTCGCGCAGCTCGAGACGGACAACTTCGCCAAGCTGATGAAGCAGCGCGGCTGGGATGGCACCAACACCACCGTCGTCATCGAGCAGGCTTCAGAATTCGGCCCCACCGTGAACATCGCGGTGACCAAGTTCTACGAAGACATGTCCAAGACCATACCCGGCTTTCAGCCGACGCTGGCCAGCGCGATCACACCGCAGACGACCACCATCTCCGCCACCGGCGTGCAGGTGGACGCCGGAGTCACGGTCGACAGGTCCTTCACCACCTTTTCGCAGGCCCTGCAGACCATTCCTGCCGGCCGGCACATCGTGATCTACGCGGTCAGCGACGACGACATCGTGGGCAGCTACCGGGCGCTGGTCAACGCGCATCGCGAGGGCGATGCGATGATGGCGGGCTTCGGCGGCGATGAGCATGCGATCGAAGGCCTGCGCAGCAACCCGGCGTGGGTTGGTGACAGCGATGGATTCTTCACCTACTGGGGCGAGTTCCTGGTCGCCATGGCCGTGGGTATGAAGCAGGGATTGACGCCCCCGGCGCTGACGCTGTCACCGATGGTGGTGCTGACCAAGGACAACGTCAACAACTATTTCGATGCCGGGTCGAGCACCCCCAAGCAGATGCCTCCACTGCCTCCCGAGTCGCAGTGGCTGATCAAGACGGGCGTGCTTCAGAAGTTCAAAAATGTATCGGGTCTGAGCTGAGCTGAGACCAAGCTGCGCTGCTCGGTCGGATGGGCAGGAGTCCTCGTGCCTCCAGGGTCCATCTGACCGGGCGCCAGCCGCCCTGCCGTCCCAGTCCTGCGCCGCACGGGCACGGGCGGGAGGCGGGGATGCCAGGCAGAGCAGGAGTACTACAGATTGCCACCAGGGGGTGAATTCATGGCAACCGATAGATTGACCGCCGGAGGTCTTGAGGAGAGGAGCCGGCCGCGCCCGCTCCAGGATGTTCGCGTGCTGGACGTCAGTCGCGTGGTCGCCGGGCCGTTTGCCGGCCGGCTGCTCGCTGACCTGGGCGCGGACGTGGTCAAGATCGAGCCGCCCGCGGGAGACGCGACTCGAGCCTACGGCCAAGTCAAAGCCGGGCTCTCGGGAAGCTTCTCGCAGCAGAACGTCGGCAAGCGCAACATCTGCGTCGACCTGAAGGCGCCGGGCGGCGTCGATCTGGTGTTGCGGCTGGCCGCCAGCGCCGATCTGATGCTGGAGAACTTCCGGCCCGGCGTGCTGGATCGGCTCGGCCTCGGCTGGAAGACGCTGTCGGCCGTGAATCCCAAGTTGATCCTGCTTTCGCTCACCGGTTTCGGCCAGACGGGTCCCGACGCCGGACGGCGCGCTTACGCGCCGGTGATCCATGCCGAGACCGGCCTGGTGGCGCGCCAGGCCGCCTTCGACGCCAGGCCGCCGAGCGACCCGATGCCCTCGATCGCCGACACCAATGCGTCGCTGCACGGCGTCGTCGCCGCCCTGGCGGCCCTCCATCTGCGCCACGCCACCGGCCGCGGCCAGCACATCGACGTCTCCATGGCCGAGGCCATGCTCGCCACGGATGACTACTCCCATCACGCACTCGACGAGTTCGGCATCCTGCGTGTGGGCGGCGACGTCTGGCAGGCGCCGGGAGGTGCTCTGCTCACCGCCGGGCTCTTCTCGAACGTGTGGGGGATGCTGCGTGACGCCCAGGTCGTTGACGAGCCCGGTGGGGCCGATGCCGATTCTCCTGAAGCGACGAGGCGGCGGATGGCGGCGGTGCAGACCTGGATGGCCTCGTTCGCGGATCGGGCGAGCCTGATCGAGGCCCTCGAGTCGGCGGGAGTCGCCTGGGCGGACGTCTGCGAGCCGATGGAGGTCTTCAACTCCAGGTGGGCTCGAGCGCGGCGAGCCTGGGCGGAGGTCGACGATCGCAACGGCGGGGTGCGGCGCATCGTCCAGACGCCCTATCGATTCTCGGACGCCGACAGCGGCGTGCGCGGTCGTGTCTCCCATCGCGGTGAGGACAATGCCCACGTCCTGCGGGACTGGCTGGGCCTGGACTCGCGCGAGGTCCAGCAGCTGATCGCCGGCGGCGTCCTCCAGACGGACGGACGTGGCGCTGCGGCCGGTGATTCCGATTGAGCGCGGGCGTAGCTCCATGCCACTAGATCCCGAGGTCCAAGCTTTCCTGCAGCGCGCGGCGACGGCCGGGGCGCGGCCGCCCGAAGAGCTTCCGCTGGAGGAGGCACGCCGGGGCCCCGACTCCACGGCCGCGGCCCTGTTCGGGCCAATGGACGAGCTGGCGGCGATCGAGGACGCCACGATTCCGGGCCCGGGTGGTCCGATCCCCGTCCGGCTCTACCGGCCCTCGATGCGCCGAGACCTGCCCATCCTCATTTACTTCCACAGCGGGGGTTGGGTCGTCGGCAGCCTGGAAACGCATGAAGGCCTGTGCCGCGCGCTCGCGAAAAAGGGCGACTGCCTGGTGGTTTCGGTCGCCTACCGGCTGGCCCCCGAGCACAAGTTTCCGGCCGCGGTCGAGGATGCCTGGGCGGCGGTGCAGTGGCTGGCACGCCACGCCGACGATGTCGGAGGCGACCCGGCCCGGCTCGCCGTCGGCGGCGACAGCTCGGGCGGCAACCTGGCCGCCGTGGTCGCTCTGCGGGCTCGTGACCACGGCCTCGAACTGGCGCTGCAGCTCCTCGTCTATCCGGTTGTCGACTGCAACTTCGAGACCCTTTCATACCGTGAGAACGCGGAGGGCTACAACCTCAATCGCTCGACCATGCGCTGGTACTGGCGCCAGTACCTGGCGTCCGAGTCGGATGCCGCGAACCCGGACGCCTCGCCTCTGCGGGCGGTCGATGTGTCAGGCGTCGCGCCGGCTCTGGTCATCGTCTGCGAGTACGACCCTCTGCGCGACGAAGGCCTGGCGTATGCCCGCCGTCTGGAGTCGGCCGGCGTGCCTGTCAGCACCAGGTGTTACGAAGGCCAGATCCACGGTTTTTTGAGAATGCCGGCGGTGATCGGGCGAGCGCGTGAAGCGATCGGTGAGTCGGCGGGCGCCCTGAGGGCCGCATTTTCGAAAGTCATTGGTGGTGCTGATTCGACAGGAGGCAAGACCGTATGAGCAGCCAGCGTGTGATCACCGACGGACGAACGGTGACTGAGGCCGACATCGTCCA from bacterium harbors:
- a CDS encoding ABC transporter permease, with the translated sequence MKATWPPSCRVPRSLRPSPFGSPRRPWPVRRPGVITVDPEVAGSQGKVEERRPGGLRRLARRSLVAGSRSPVTLGVLVFYVALVAFFWTAVPGFGTYSNTITLLSSASVVLIVSLGQALAIISGGFDLSVGGVVPLGAVIYARLTNSGIDPVQALAVVVLAGAAVGAVNAFLIGRVGINPLITTLGTLSITGGIAFTIAGGVTLAVDPRAGRLGDAGPGQIPYYMFLALLLSLAVHFLLKRTVFGRRIYTIGGNAEAARLAGIRVDLVQFGIYMLASALAAFAGVVVASQVLAATGALGSDTTLVSVAAVVLGGAALTGGTGGVPGTLLGVLLLGTVADGMNIMRVPAFYQQVVTGCVLLGAVAFGRLQEVWRARSLGTGG
- a CDS encoding CoA transferase — encoded protein: MATDRLTAGGLEERSRPRPLQDVRVLDVSRVVAGPFAGRLLADLGADVVKIEPPAGDATRAYGQVKAGLSGSFSQQNVGKRNICVDLKAPGGVDLVLRLAASADLMLENFRPGVLDRLGLGWKTLSAVNPKLILLSLTGFGQTGPDAGRRAYAPVIHAETGLVARQAAFDARPPSDPMPSIADTNASLHGVVAALAALHLRHATGRGQHIDVSMAEAMLATDDYSHHALDEFGILRVGGDVWQAPGGALLTAGLFSNVWGMLRDAQVVDEPGGADADSPEATRRRMAAVQTWMASFADRASLIEALESAGVAWADVCEPMEVFNSRWARARRAWAEVDDRNGGVRRIVQTPYRFSDADSGVRGRVSHRGEDNAHVLRDWLGLDSREVQQLIAGGVLQTDGRGAAAGDSD
- a CDS encoding alpha/beta hydrolase; its protein translation is MPLDPEVQAFLQRAATAGARPPEELPLEEARRGPDSTAAALFGPMDELAAIEDATIPGPGGPIPVRLYRPSMRRDLPILIYFHSGGWVVGSLETHEGLCRALAKKGDCLVVSVAYRLAPEHKFPAAVEDAWAAVQWLARHADDVGGDPARLAVGGDSSGGNLAAVVALRARDHGLELALQLLVYPVVDCNFETLSYRENAEGYNLNRSTMRWYWRQYLASESDAANPDASPLRAVDVSGVAPALVIVCEYDPLRDEGLAYARRLESAGVPVSTRCYEGQIHGFLRMPAVIGRAREAIGESAGALRAAFSKVIGGADSTGGKTV